The Sandaracinus amylolyticus genomic interval CGCGCGCCGTGCCCGAAGTGGTGCACCTCGTCGATCACGAGGAGCTCGAAGCAAGCCCCGAGATCCGGTGCGGCGCGCAGCGCGCCCTCGTAGGTCGCGACCGTGATCGGCGCGAGCTCGTGCTTGCCATCGCCCCACTGGCCCAGCGGCCCGAGGCCGAGCTCGGAGAGCGTCCGCAGCCACTGCTCCACGAGCACGCGGGTGGGTGCGAGCACCAGCGTGCGCGCCGAGGTCCGCGCGATCGCGGCGGCGCCGACGCGCGTCTTCCCGGCGCCCGTCGGGAGCACGACGATGCCGCGGCGATTCGCGGCCTCCCACGCGTCGAGCGCGGCCTGCTGGTACGGGCGCAGCTCCGGCGACGCGAGGTCGGGCGGTGGCGCTGGCGAGGGCGCGCGCACGCGATCGTCGAAGCGCACGTCGCGCAGCGCCGCGACGATCTCGGCGTACGCCGATGCCGGCGCGCGATGGCGACCGACACGAGGATCCCATCGGACGTGAGGGAGCGCCGCGGCCCGTTCGGGCTCGGCAGTGAGCAGCAAGGTTCCGCGGTCGTAGTCGATGCGCACGGCGCCCGCATCGACGCGTCGTGCGCGCGGTTGCGCGCGTCAGTGCTCGGCGACCGCGGGGCGAGTGCGCGGGAAGAACGCGAGCGGGCCCGGGAAGTCGCCCGGCAGCGAGATCGCCGCGCGCTCGCCGAACATGCGTCGCTCGGCGGCGCGCGCGCGTGCGTAGAGCGCGAGCCCAGGATCGTCACCGCACCCGCCGGGCGTCACCGCGCGCACCGCGAGCTCGACCGCGCGCGCGTGATCACCGCGCGTGTGATCGGGCGTCGCGCACGCGTGGAGCGTCGCGAGGTATCCGACTCCCGGCGTCGCCATCGCCGCGATGTAGGCCGAGAGCTCCGCGCGCACGGTCCGCGTCGTGAGCGGCTCGCAGCCCGCGCACGCGACGTCCTCGCTCGGCCCGTCGAGCACGTGACGCGCCTCGTGCACCGCCACGCTCCGCGCGACCCAGCCGAGCATCGACTCGAGCGCCGGATCGAGCTCCTCGGTGGTCCTCAACCGCTCCGATGCGCCGACGAGCAGCGCGGCCTCGGCCACCGTGATGTCGGGACAGCGCGAGAACCGGCTCGCGAAGAGCGCGCGCCGCAGCGCCTGATGGCTCGAGATCGAGAGCCCCTTGTACGGCAGATCGAACACCTCGAAACGGCTGCCGCACGCGTGCCGCGATCGGATCGCGTGCGCGATCTCGATCAGCACCTGTTCGTCCTCCGCGGTCTCGCGGAGGAGCGCGAGGTGCTCGGGCGGGATCGCGTCCTCGGCCTCGTCGCGCACCCACGGAAGGAGCCCGCGCTCCGCGGCCGGCCTTCGCCCATCGAGCGCCGGATTGAGCGCCGGCCACACGTGGCGCACCGCGAAGTGCAGCACTCGATCCGCGACCACCAGCGCGCCGTCGTCCTCTCGCGGCGTGTGGCCGAGCCATCCCTCCACCACGCGGCTGCGGTCGATCCGGCGCATCACGCGCACGCGCGCGCCGTCGGGGCTGCGCGTCTCCGCCAGCACGCGATACCCGAGCGCCACGACGTGCGCGTGGCGCCCGCGCACGTGCATCGAGGCCTCGATCCGATACGGCGCGCCGATCTGGTCGACGTAGCGATCGTGTGCCCAGAGCAACCAATCGATCCGGCGCGCGCTCGCCATCGGAGAGAGCGTCAGTCGCTCGTGCAGCTCGCCCCAGATGCGCGCGAGGTTGCGATCCGGCGCGACCGCGTCGCGCAGCTCGAGCCACGCGAGCTCCGCGCGCCGGCGATCCTCGCGCGTCCTCGCCTCGCTCGTTCGCTCGATCCACTCGGGGATCGCGATCGCGTGCACGCGCTCGAGATCGATCCTCGAGATCGCGTCGCGATCGATCGGGTACCACGGCTCGAAGCGCGGGCGTCCGCTCAGATCGATCTCGCCTCGGTACCACGCGTCGATCCACTCGAACCGCGACCCGAAGAGGCACGCCATCGCGAGGAGCATCGATGCGATCGACACCCCGCGCCGCATCCGGCCGCGCTCGTCCGCACGCCACGACTCGATCTCGCGATCGATCTCCTCGTCGAATGGCTGCCCTCGCGCCAACGCGTCCTCCGCGGCGAACGGGCTCGGACACCCGCAGAGCCCCGAAGTTCCAGGGAGCGCAGCGAATGCGCGCTGGACGGTCGTTTCGCGCTAGGGTCGTCCCGTGACCGACCGCTTCGACGATGCGCCGAACATGGCGATCTTCTGCGATTTCGAGAACGTCGCGATCGGCGTTCGCGACGCCAAGTACGACGAGTTCGACATCGACCTCGTGCTCGAGCGCCTTCTCGACAAGGGCAAGATCGTCGTCAAGAAGGCCTACGCGGACTGGGATCGATACAAGTCCGCGAAGCGCGCCATGCACGAGGCGTCCTTCGAGATGATCGAGATCCCGCACGTCTCGTACTCGGGGAAGAACTCGGCCGACATCCGGCTCGTCGTGGACGCGCTCGACCTCTGTTACGTCAAGCAGCACGTCGACGTGTTCGTGATCGTGTCGGGCGACAGCGACTTCTCGCCGCTCGTCAGCAAGCTCCGCGAGAACAACAAGCGCGTGATCGGGCTCGGCGTGAAGAACTCGTCGAGCGATCTGCTGATCGAGAACTGCGACGAGTTCATCTACTACGACGATCTCGTGCGCGCGCGGCGCGACGCGAAGGCGAAGCACAAGGCCGCGCGCCCCGCGAAGCCCGCGCAGCAGGCACCGGCACCGCGCGTGTCGGCGCCGCCTGCCCAGCCCGCCGCCACACCGAGCGCGACGACGCCGGCGTCGAGCACGACGACGTCGGATCACGGCGAGAAGACGCCGGAGCAGCGGCAGCTCGAGGCGATGGAGATGGTCCTCGAGATCGTCGAGGCGCTCTTCCAGGACCGCGAGGGCGCGCTCTGGGGCTCGATGGTGAAGCAGACGATGAAGCGGAAGCGCCCGAATTTCTCCGAGCGCTTCCACGGGTACCGCACGTTCAACGATCTGCTCGAGGACGCGGTGCGCCGCGGGCTCCTCGACGCGCACTTCGACGAGAAGTCCGGCGGCTACCTGATCACCGCGTTCGGCCCGAACGCGTGACTCACGTCGCGACGATCTGATCGATCAGGCCGCCGGTCAGGCTCGAGTCGCCGAAGTCGTCGACCAGCGAGCCGTCGTCCTTCCGCACGCCGACCGCGCTGATGATCGTGTTCAGCACGCGGTTGATCGTGACGCGGCCCACGTCGAGGTACTGGCCGGTCCGGAGGAAGCCGCCCGCGCTCCCCGCGAGCAGCCACGGCACCTTGTCGCCGCTGTGCGGCGGGCCGTTGCCGAGATCGTTCAGCCACACCGCGACCGAGTCGTCGAGCAGCGTGCCGCCGTACGCCGACGGATACGAGTCGAGCCGGTCGAGCAGGTACTTGAACATCTGCAGGTGCAGGCGGTCGACCTGGTGGTGGAGCGTGACCGCGTTCGGGATCGCCTCGCCGTCCGACCCGTCCGAGTAGATGCGGTGCGAGATCCAGTGGAAGCGCGGCAGGCGCGATCCGCCGATCTCGTACTGCGTCTGATCGTTGCCCTCGCCGACCTGGATCGTCGCGGCGCGGTTGATGTCGCAGCTGAACGCGAACGCGACGAGGTCCATGTGCCGGCGCACGACGTCGGGTCGCACGTCGTTCGCCTGCGGGTTGTCGATCGCGCTGATCGCGTCGACGAGCGACTCGTCGAGATCGCAGCTCATGCGGATCTCGGTGTCGCGGATGGCGTCGAAGTGCTGCTGCAGGCGGCGGCGATCACGCGCGCTGATGTCGGTGCGCCCGAGCAGCGACTGCATCTGGTCGCGCACGAGGTCGTTGACGCTCATGCGGCGCTCGGCGATGCGCACCTGGATCTCCGGCGGCGCCGACGAGAGGCCCATCATGCGCATGTACGCGTTGAGCGGCGAGCGCTCGGCGGACGTGCGCACGCCCGCGGCGCTCCACGAGAGGCCTTCCGCGATGTACGCCGAGCCCGGGCCGGCCATCAGCGTCAGCGGCTCGCGACCGCTCGGGTTCATCGCCCGCGCGATGCGCCAGTCCGCCGACTCGCCGCGTGCCTGCGCCGCGTTGCCCGCGCCCGCGTTGATCTGCGCGGCCGTGAGGCACTGCACGATCGAGTCGGAGTGGCCGCAGGTCGGCGTGCTGAACGGGCGCTGGATGCCCTTCAGGAGGTTGAGGCGCGGCGCGTAGTCGGCGAGCTCCGTCGTCGCGCGATCCGCGTTCTGCTCGCGCATCGCCGCCGTCGTGAGCGCGCCGGTCGCGCGCGGCCAGAACTGCTCGGGCTCGTCGTTCCACTGCTGCGCGACGCCGTTGCCGGCGCGCACGAACACCGCGAAGCGCGCGCGGTCCTCACCGCCCGCCCTCGCGCGGCTGCCGCCGAGCGAAGGGCCGAGCCACGACTCGAGCGCGGGGAGCGCGACGGTCACGCCCGCCGCGCCGATCAGGAACTTTCTGCGATTGATGCGCATCGTGCTCAGTCCTCGAGCTCGGTGGTGGAACGGGTGCGGAAGCCCTGGCTCGCGACGAGCTCGATCAGGATCTCCTGCACCGAGAGATCGTCGTCGATCGACGCGTCGCCGACGCGCGCGAGCACCGCGGCGTCGCGCGCCGACGGCGGACGGCCGTACGTGTACTCGAGCCAGTGCCGCACGTAACAGCGGTGCGCCATCGGCTGCTCGGCGATGACGCCCGAGAGCGCGACCGCGTCCTCGTAGTCGACGATCGTGCCGTCGAACGCGTACTCGGCGCTGGCGTCGACGGGCTGACCGCGATCCTCCTCGCGCCAGCGGCCGAGCGCGTCGTAGTGCTCGAACGCGAAGCCGATCGGGTTGATCATCGTGCCGTGACAGCCCGCGCCGCACGTGCCCGGGCCGGTGTGCGCGTCGATGCGCTCGCGCATCGTGAGCGCACCGCTCTCGTCGGCGGGGAGCGGCGGGACCATCATCGGCGGCGGCGGCAGCGGCGCGCAGAGGATGCGGTGGTTCACGAACACGCCGCGGTGGATCGCGTCGGGATCGGTCGACGACGAGTGCGACGCGAGGAAGCCGATCTGCGTCAGCAGGCCGCCGCGCTGCCCGGGGTCGAGATCGACGCGCTCCATCGTGTCGTCGTAGGTGCCGTCGAGGCCGTAGACCGTCGCGAGCTCCGCGTCGACGAACGTGTACGGCGCCGTCATCAGGCGCGAGAAGCCCGCGTTCTCCTCGAAGATGACGTGGCGCACGAACGACTGCGTCTCGTTCACCATCGACGCGCGCATCGACTCGGTGAACTCGGGGAAGAGCATCGTCGAGCGCGACACGTCCTCGTACTTCGGCATGTCGAGGAGCTGGTAGTGGAACGCCGCGACGGTGTCGGTCGCGTTCTCGTCCGCGAGCATGCGCGCGGCCTGCGCGCGGATGCCCTCTTCACCGCGGAGCGAGTCTCCGCGCGCGGCCTCGAACAGCGCGTCGTCGGGCATCGTGTCCCAGAGCGCATAGGAGAGGCGCGACGCGATCTCCCACGAGCTCAGCGGGACGACGTCGCCGGCGCGCTCCGTCGAGAGCTCCACGCGATAGAGGAAGTGCGGCGACTGCAGCATCGCCTCGAGCACCACGCGCACGCCGCCCGCGAAGGTGTCCATCTCCGGATAAGCCGTCGCGCCACGCGCGAAGAGCGCGACGTACGCGTCGACCTCGCCCGACGTCAGCGGGCGACGGTGCGCGCGCAGACCGAACCCCTCGACGAACGCGCGGGGATCGGTGCCCGCGCCCTCGGGGACGATGCGCGCGAGCGCGGTCGCGTCGGTCGTCACCTGCTGCGCGAGCGCTTCCGCGCCGCGTTGGTAATCGCCCCAGAGCGCCTCTCCGACGTACAGCTCGTTGCCGTTGTTGTCGAAGGTCGTCGAGGTCGCGTCGCCGAGGTACGCGTCGGTGATGCCGTTCGTCGAGTCGAGCCGCAGGAGGTCGCGGACGGTGTTCTCGTACTGATGGTGGCTGAGCCGTGGGAACCGCGAGGACGGAGACGGCAGCTCTTCCGCCGGAGCGCAGCCCTCCGCCTGTCGACAGATCGGGTTGTCGCGTCCACCGGGGCCGGCCGGGCCGTCGAAGAGCTCGCCCTGACAGCCCGTGAGGACGACAGGTAGGGCGAGCGCGGCGAGCAGCGGCGATGGTGAGAGCGTGCGTCGCGCAGGCGCGTTCATGCGCGCGTCGCTTCGCAAGTGATGGGCCGCGACGCTCGCGGACATGGAGCCAACTGGGATCGCCTGTCTCCAGCGCGCGTCGTGAGCAAACGCGGAGCGCGGAGCGCTCCATGCGCCGCGGGGCTGGAGCCCCCGATGCTCCGCGAGGCCGTGGTCGCCGGCCCCCGCGCTACGAGCACGGCGGAAACGAGAGGTGCGACCTCGGCACCGTCTATGCTCACGGCGCTCCCGCCCTGGGGGACGGGGAGCGGAGGGATCGAATGAGGAACTGGCGCTTGGTGCTGGGTGCGATCGTGTGCGCCTCGGCGATGATGGGATGCGCGGGAGACGACGACGGCGATCCGATGAACGACGCCGGGACAGGCGGAAGCGATTCCGGCATGCAGTCGATGACCGACGCCGGCGGCGACACGGAGGACTCGGGCACGGCTCCGGTCGACGCAGGTCGTGCGGACTCGGGCGGCGGCGGATCGGATGCCGGCGTGGACGGTGGCGGTGGTGACGACGGACCGACGTTCGCGGAGCTCCGCGCCGAGCTCTCGTCCTGCACGTCGTGCCACAGCGGCGGCGGGCGAGCGGGGCTGACCCTCAGCGGCTCGGACGAGGACGTCTACGCCGAGCTCGTGGATGAAGAGCGCACGCACGACAGCTGCAACGAGCACGACGTCCGCGTGGTGCCGAACGACCCCGAGTCGTCGGTGCTCTACCTGCGCACGCACGGAACCGATTGCGGTTCGACGATGCCGGCGAACGCGACGCAGCGGCAGCTCATCGAGGACTGGATCAACGCGGGCGCGCCGGGCCCGACCTGATCCGAACGAGGCAGACGGACGGATGAACGGCGGCTCGATCCTTCGAGCCGCCGTTCGCGTTCCGTCTCGCCCCAGGATTCTTTGACCGGATTCGCGTCCGACGCCGTCAGCGGTACTTCGGGACCCAGCCCTTGCGGTCCTGGAACAGGCGGACCGCGCGCACCGTGCGCGTCGCGCCGAGCTCGAAGCGGTGGTGGCGCTGCTTCGGGACCACGATGAGGTCCCCCTCGCTCACCACCACGCGCATCCAGCGATCGTCGCGCGAGCGGATGTCGAAGATCGCTTCGCCCTCGAGCACGTAGCGGACCTCGTCCTCGTCGTGCGTGTGCTCGCGATCGAACTTCGCGAGCAGCGCGTCGAGGTCGGGCGTCGTCGGGCGCAGCTCGACCTGGTCGCGCTCGACGTAGCGGTGCTCGCGCATGAGCGCGGCGAGCGGCGCGTCGTGCGCGCCGACGTCGTGGTGATCGTGGTGCACGCCCTCGGCGCGCAGCGTGTCGCCGTCGATCGCGCCGTGGTCGTCGAGCCAGAACGCCTTCATCGCGACACCCCGAGCTCGCGCATGCGCACGTACACGTCGAACAGGTAGTCGTAGACCTCGGCGTGCGCCTTCGCCTGGCGCCAGTCGCGGCCCCACACGTACACGCCGTGCGCGCGCACCAGCACGGCGTGCGTGCGCGGGTGCGCGCGGATCGCAGCCTCGAGCGTGTCCGCGAGCTCCTCTTCGCGATCGGTGTTCTCGAGGATCGGCACCACGACCTCGTCGCGATAGCCGTGCCCCGCGAGGCCCTTGATCATCTCGAGCCGCGAGATGCGGAGCGCGTCGCCCCCGAGCAGCGTCGCGAGCATCGCGCTCTTGCCGTGCGAGTGGATCACCGCGCCCGCCTCGCGCAGCCGGTACGCGTGGAGGAACAGCGGCGTGCACGCGCTCGGGCGTAGCGCGGGATCGCGCGGCGGCACTACGAGCGCGCCGTCGAGATCGATCGCGAAGAGATCCTCCTCGGCGACCAGTTCCTTGTGCACGCCGCTCGGCGCGACCCACACGCGCTCGCCCTCGCGGATGCTGATCCCGCCGCCGGTGCCCGACGCCCAGCCGAGCGCGTGGAAGCGGCGGCACAGCTCGCAGAGCACGGCGCGCACGTCGGTGCCGGCGCGCAGGATCTCGTCGCCCGATCGCATCGGAGAGGACCTTGGCGCATTGGCGCGATGCGCGGAAGCCGCGCGCGTGTCGATCGAGCGACGTCCGTGCGACCGCTGCTATGCTCGCCGCCCTTCGGAATGAGACGTCCGCTCGACTCGACGCTGAGCCCGCACGTGCGCGGGATGATGACCTCGCCCGCGGTGCGCATCGCGGATCGCTGCGACGCGATGCGCGCGCGCGGCGACAACGTGTACAAGCTCGTGCTCGGGCAGTCGCCGTTTCCGATCCCGGATCGCATGGTCGATGCGCTGCGCGTCGCAGCAGCGGAGAAGGAATACCTGCCCGCGCAGGGCCTGCCCGCGCTGCGTCGCGCGATCGCGGCGCACGTCGAGCGCAGGCTCGGCGTCGATCGCACCGGCGAGGACGTGCTGGTCGGACCGGGCAGCAAGGAGCTCGTCTTCCTCCTACAGATCGCGTTCAACGGCGACCTGCTGATCCCGACGCCCGCGTGGGTCTCGTACGTGCCGCAGGCGCGCGTGCTCGGACGCGAGGTCGTGATGCTCCCGACGCGGCGCGAGGATCAGTACCTGCTGCGCCCGGACGATCTCGCGGCGGTGTGCGAGCGCGGCGGCGATCGACCGCGCCTGCTGGTGCTCAACTATCCGAGCAACCCGACGGGCCTCACGTACCGCGCCGACGAGCTGCGCGAGCTCGCGCGCGTCGCGCAGAAGCACGGTGTGCTGCTGCTCGCCGACGAGATCTACGCGGAGCTGCACCACAAGGGGCAGCACGCGTCCATCGCGCGCTGGTATCCCGAGGGCACGATCCTCTCGACCGGGATCTCGAAGTGGCTCGGCGCAGGTGGCTGGCGGCTCGGCGCGTTCGTGTTCCCGCAGGAGCTGCGCGGTCTGCTCGACGCGATGGCGTGCGTCGCGAGCGAGACGTACACGTCGACGTCGGCGCCGGTGCAGCACGCGGCGGTCGTCGCGTTCGAGGGCGGCGAGGACATCGATCGCTACCTGCAGCAGGTGCGGCGCGTGCTCGCGGCGCTCGGTCGATGGAGCGCGCGACGGCTGGTCGCGGCGGGCATCGACTGCGCGCAGCCCGTCGGCGCGTTCTACGTGTTCCCGGACTTCGGTGGCGTGGGCGGCGCGATGCGCGCGCGAGGGATCACGACGAGCACCGGGTTGTGCGAGGCGCTGCTCGACGAGACGGGCGTCGCGCTGCTGCCGGGATCGGTGTTCGGTCGTCCCGAGGAGGAGCTGACGGCGCGCCTCGCGTACGTCGACTTCGACGGAGCGCGCGCGCTGTCGGCGGTGAGCGTGATCCCGCGCGAGCAGCCGCTGGACGAGACGTTCCTGCGGCGCCACTGCGCGCGGGTGGTCGAAGCGGTCGAACGGATCGTGGGGTGGGTTCGCAGGTGAGGCTTCGGCGTCCGGGGATCGCGATGCGCTCAGGCGAAGATCTCGAGGCCGTCGAGCACGTCGGCGATCGCGATCCGCGCGCCGAGCGTCGGTAGCCGGCTCACGAGCGAACGAGCGCAGCGCTCGCGGCGAGACCTCACCAGCGCATGACGATCTTTCCGAACGTCTCGTCGCGCTCCATCGCGCGATGCGCATCGGCGATCCGTTCCATCGGCATCACGTCGCCGACGACCGGCTTCAGCACGCCGCGCTCGAAGAGCGGCACCGCCTCGCGCGCGAAGATGCGCGCGAGCGTCGCCTTCTCCTCGAGCGCACGCGCGCGCAGCACGGTCCCGATCACCCGCGCGCGACGCGCGAGGAGCACCGCCATCGGCAGCGAGCCGTTCACGCCGCCGAGCATGCCGATCACGACGATCGTGCCCTTCGTCGCGAGCGCGCGGACGTTCTCGTCGAGGTACGACGCGCCCACCGAGTCGAGGATCACGTCGGCGCCGCGACCGACCTCGCGCTCCAGCGCAGCCGCGAATGCCGGCTCGGTCTTCGGCGGCACCTCGATCGCGTGGGCGAGGCCGAGCGCCTTGCAGCGCTCGAGCTTCTCGCGCGTGCGCGACGTGCCCACCGGGATCGCGCTCACCGCGCGCGCGAGCTGGATCGCCGCAGTGCCGATCCCGCTGCCCGCCGCGTGCACCAGGACGACCTGACCTGCGCGCATCTCGGCCTGCAGGAAGAGCGCGTCCCACGTCGTGAGGAACACCTCGGGGATCGCGGCCGCGTCCTCGATCGACATCCCCCTCGGCACCGGGATCGCCTCGCGCGCGTGCACCACGACGTGCGTGCTCATGCCGCCGCCCGCGACGATGCCCATCACGCGATCGCCGATCTTCCAGTCGATCACGCCGTCGCCCAGCGCCTCGACGTGGCCCGCGTACTCGAGCCCCGGCACGTCGGCGGGCGCACCGGGCGGCGCGGGATAGAGCCCACGTCGCTGCAGGAGGTCGGCGCGGTTGACCCCTGCGGCGCTGACGCGCACCAGGATCTCGCCGGGCCCGGGCCCGTGCATCGCGCGCTCCGCGATCGTGAGGACGTCGACGTCGCCCGCGCCCGTGATGACGACCGCGCGTGTCTGGATCGTGGTGCTCGTCATGTCACGGGCAGTTGTACTGCACGACGAGATCCTCGATCGACGGAGCACGCGAGCCTCCGTCGCTGAAGAGCTGGAGCTCGAGCTCGAGGTGACGTCCGGTGCCCACCGGACCGGGCATCGCGACGAGGTCGGTCGGTCGCGCGGTGAAGGGCCCGACCCACGTCGCGCTGGCGAGATCGACGACGTCGTCCGCGGTGCGCGCGCGCAGCTCGAGCCGCGTGCCCGCGGGCACGCTCGCGTCCCACGTCACGTGCTCCCACTCGGTCGGGCCCACCGCGCAGCCCGCGAGGATCGTCCGGTAGTAGCCGTTCGGCGCGGTGAACGTGCGCAGCGCGTAGCCCGTGAAGTCGCTGTACGTGTACGGCGCGATGCCGGTGGGGAACTCGCGCGACGCACCGGTGCGAGGATCGACGCGCGTCGCGGTCGCCGATTCTTGGTTGACCAACCAAACCATCCCCGCGGAGTCGAGGCCCACGCCCGTCGTGCCTCGCCCCGGGAGCGGATCCAGCGTCGTGCCCCAGACGCGCTGCACGGCGCCGCGGTTCGCGTCGAGGATCGTCACGCGCGAGATCGGCGGGCTCGCCTCGACGCCGCCGCCCGGC includes:
- a CDS encoding pyridoxal phosphate-dependent aminotransferase, giving the protein MRRPLDSTLSPHVRGMMTSPAVRIADRCDAMRARGDNVYKLVLGQSPFPIPDRMVDALRVAAAEKEYLPAQGLPALRRAIAAHVERRLGVDRTGEDVLVGPGSKELVFLLQIAFNGDLLIPTPAWVSYVPQARVLGREVVMLPTRREDQYLLRPDDLAAVCERGGDRPRLLVLNYPSNPTGLTYRADELRELARVAQKHGVLLLADEIYAELHHKGQHASIARWYPEGTILSTGISKWLGAGGWRLGAFVFPQELRGLLDAMACVASETYTSTSAPVQHAAVVAFEGGEDIDRYLQQVRRVLAALGRWSARRLVAAGIDCAQPVGAFYVFPDFGGVGGAMRARGITTSTGLCEALLDETGVALLPGSVFGRPEEELTARLAYVDFDGARALSAVSVIPREQPLDETFLRRHCARVVEAVERIVGWVRR
- a CDS encoding DUF1592 domain-containing protein encodes the protein MNAPARRTLSPSPLLAALALPVVLTGCQGELFDGPAGPGGRDNPICRQAEGCAPAEELPSPSSRFPRLSHHQYENTVRDLLRLDSTNGITDAYLGDATSTTFDNNGNELYVGEALWGDYQRGAEALAQQVTTDATALARIVPEGAGTDPRAFVEGFGLRAHRRPLTSGEVDAYVALFARGATAYPEMDTFAGGVRVVLEAMLQSPHFLYRVELSTERAGDVVPLSSWEIASRLSYALWDTMPDDALFEAARGDSLRGEEGIRAQAARMLADENATDTVAAFHYQLLDMPKYEDVSRSTMLFPEFTESMRASMVNETQSFVRHVIFEENAGFSRLMTAPYTFVDAELATVYGLDGTYDDTMERVDLDPGQRGGLLTQIGFLASHSSSTDPDAIHRGVFVNHRILCAPLPPPPMMVPPLPADESGALTMRERIDAHTGPGTCGAGCHGTMINPIGFAFEHYDALGRWREEDRGQPVDASAEYAFDGTIVDYEDAVALSGVIAEQPMAHRCYVRHWLEYTYGRPPSARDAAVLARVGDASIDDDLSVQEILIELVASQGFRTRSTTELED
- a CDS encoding NAD(P)H-quinone oxidoreductase produces the protein MTSTTIQTRAVVITGAGDVDVLTIAERAMHGPGPGEILVRVSAAGVNRADLLQRRGLYPAPPGAPADVPGLEYAGHVEALGDGVIDWKIGDRVMGIVAGGGMSTHVVVHAREAIPVPRGMSIEDAAAIPEVFLTTWDALFLQAEMRAGQVVLVHAAGSGIGTAAIQLARAVSAIPVGTSRTREKLERCKALGLAHAIEVPPKTEPAFAAALEREVGRGADVILDSVGASYLDENVRALATKGTIVVIGMLGGVNGSLPMAVLLARRARVIGTVLRARALEEKATLARIFAREAVPLFERGVLKPVVGDVMPMERIADAHRAMERDETFGKIVMRW
- a CDS encoding NYN domain-containing protein translates to MTDRFDDAPNMAIFCDFENVAIGVRDAKYDEFDIDLVLERLLDKGKIVVKKAYADWDRYKSAKRAMHEASFEMIEIPHVSYSGKNSADIRLVVDALDLCYVKQHVDVFVIVSGDSDFSPLVSKLRENNKRVIGLGVKNSSSDLLIENCDEFIYYDDLVRARRDAKAKHKAARPAKPAQQAPAPRVSAPPAQPAATPSATTPASSTTTSDHGEKTPEQRQLEAMEMVLEIVEALFQDREGALWGSMVKQTMKRKRPNFSERFHGYRTFNDLLEDAVRRGLLDAHFDEKSGGYLITAFGPNA
- a CDS encoding DUF1552 domain-containing protein, yielding MRINRRKFLIGAAGVTVALPALESWLGPSLGGSRARAGGEDRARFAVFVRAGNGVAQQWNDEPEQFWPRATGALTTAAMREQNADRATTELADYAPRLNLLKGIQRPFSTPTCGHSDSIVQCLTAAQINAGAGNAAQARGESADWRIARAMNPSGREPLTLMAGPGSAYIAEGLSWSAAGVRTSAERSPLNAYMRMMGLSSAPPEIQVRIAERRMSVNDLVRDQMQSLLGRTDISARDRRRLQQHFDAIRDTEIRMSCDLDESLVDAISAIDNPQANDVRPDVVRRHMDLVAFAFSCDINRAATIQVGEGNDQTQYEIGGSRLPRFHWISHRIYSDGSDGEAIPNAVTLHHQVDRLHLQMFKYLLDRLDSYPSAYGGTLLDDSVAVWLNDLGNGPPHSGDKVPWLLAGSAGGFLRTGQYLDVGRVTINRVLNTIISAVGVRKDDGSLVDDFGDSSLTGGLIDQIVAT
- the mtnB gene encoding methylthioribulose 1-phosphate dehydratase — its product is MRSGDEILRAGTDVRAVLCELCRRFHALGWASGTGGGISIREGERVWVAPSGVHKELVAEEDLFAIDLDGALVVPPRDPALRPSACTPLFLHAYRLREAGAVIHSHGKSAMLATLLGGDALRISRLEMIKGLAGHGYRDEVVVPILENTDREEELADTLEAAIRAHPRTHAVLVRAHGVYVWGRDWRQAKAHAEVYDYLFDVYVRMRELGVSR
- a CDS encoding 1,2-dihydroxy-3-keto-5-methylthiopentene dioxygenase, with the translated sequence MKAFWLDDHGAIDGDTLRAEGVHHDHHDVGAHDAPLAALMREHRYVERDQVELRPTTPDLDALLAKFDREHTHDEDEVRYVLEGEAIFDIRSRDDRWMRVVVSEGDLIVVPKQRHHRFELGATRTVRAVRLFQDRKGWVPKYR